In Pseudophryne corroboree isolate aPseCor3 chromosome 7, aPseCor3.hap2, whole genome shotgun sequence, a single window of DNA contains:
- the LOC134944409 gene encoding olfactory receptor 10A4-like, protein MGRESQTNITEFFLLGFSDLSLPLQATLFTFFLTAYLLTLVGNGLIILTVSLEPLLQTPMYFFLRNLSFHELCFTTVTVPKVLEIFVSEERSISFMSCATQMFIFFTIGVSECVFLGVMAFDRYMAICHPLRYTSVMSSKMCYQLTTGPWVIGSLVSFGQTTFIFSLPYCGPNHIAHFFCDIPPILSLACANTFINELSVFIACMCGAGVPFLLILCSYSNILNSIFHIHSAEGRHKALSTCSSHLVSVILFYGTTMFTYLRLGTYGSDENDRMISLFNCIVIPVINPLIYSLRNKEMKSALRKMILKVPMAFTGYTY, encoded by the coding sequence ATGGGAAGAGAAAGTCAAACCAACATTACAGAGTTCTTCCTCCTGGGGTTCTCCGACCTATCTCTTCCATTGCAGGCCACACTATTTACTTTCTTCCTGACTGCCTATCTCCTCACGCTGGTCGGCAATGGTCTCATCATACTGACAGTGTCTCTGGAACCTCTTCTCCAAACCCCAATGTATTTCTTCCTGAGGAACTTATCTTTCCATGAACTTTGTTTTACCACCGTCACAGTCCCTAAGGTCCTGGAGATCTTTGTGTCTGAGGAAAGGTCCATATCTTTTATGTCTTGTGCCACTCAGATGTTCATATTCTTCACCATTGGGGTGTCAGAATGTGTCTTCCTTGGCGTCATGGCCTTTGACCGATACATGGCCATCTGCCATCCACTGAGGTACACATCTGTAATGAGCTCAAAAATGTGTTATCAATTGACAACAGGGCCCTGGGTTATTGGATCTTTGGTTTCTTTTGGGCAGACTACTTTCATCTTCAGCCTACCTTATTGTGGACCTAATCATATTGCCCACTTCTTCTGTGATATACCTCCTATACTAAGCTTGGCTTGTGCCAACACATTCATCAACGAGCTCTCTGTCTTCATTGCCTGCATGTGCGGAGCCGGGGTTCCATTCCTGCTCATACTCTGCTCCTACAGCAACATCCTGAACTCCATCTTCCACATACACTCGGCAGAGGGACGCCACAAAGCTCTGTCTACCTGCAGCTCGCACTTGGTGTCCGTTATCCTTTTCTATGGTACCACAATGTTCACCTACCTGCGCTTAGGTACCTATGGATCTGACGAGAATGACAGAATGATATCTCTTTTCAATTGCATTGTTATTCCGGTCATCAACCCTCTCATCTACAGTCTGAGGAACAAGGAGATGAAGTCAGCTTTAAGGAAAATGATTTTAAAGGTTCCCATGGCATTTACTGGTTACACTTATTGA